CTTCTATGTTTGCTTGCCTATAGTTTCTATTTGGGTAATTTTACAATTTATCAAACTATCATCATCGCATATAACTATCACATTATAATCCATATTATCCAGACTCTTTATCTAAGAAAGTATGTGCCTGGTCTTTTAAGTGGAATTGTAACAGGAGTATACTGTTCATTATTGATTCATCAACTTTTACAAATTAATTTACAACTCTACATATCTTCCATTCTAACATTAATCATTATTATGTTAAATCTAATCTTCTGCTTTAAAGTATTAAATTTCTTTTCTGAAAGATAGTACTGGTACAAAAAAATTTTTACTAATTTTTTTAACTAATAGATACAAAAAATAAGGACTTAGCCCTGCACAATACAGAGCTAAGTCCTTTAGACAAATTATAACGTTTTTGGACAGTATAGAACTTAGTTTTTACTTTCAAGTCATTAATTTTTCAATTTCGGGTATTCGGATTTTATGGTGGAAAAGGGCTTATAAATCACCCTTCTCCAAATTCTTAATAAGTGTGGAAAAATCGACACCTAAGTTGTCTGTAATGTCGAAATCATCAGTGTTAAATTATTTTTGTGACCACAAATGCACTTAGAAAATCCCTTAAAGCATTAGCTGGTTCACTTGAATAGGGAGTTGTAAAAAAGTTCCCTTAGCCTGCACAGCAAGATAATTTCGAAACATCTTTGTCAAAAGTTAGGACAGCCAGCTTCAATCCTTCTGCCATTGTTAGATATGGACACATCGTTTCTCTCAGATCTCCAACAGTTAAACCGAATTTCACAGCTAATGTTGCTGCATAAATTACGTCTCCTGCGTTTTCTGCCACTACATGCGCCCCTAACACTTTCAATGTTTTCGCGTCTGCCACTAATTTGAAAACACCTGTTGTTTCCCGATTAACGAGCGCTCTTGGAACAGCATCCAACGGCAATACCGATGTTTTCACTTCATATCCTTTTTCTTTTGCCTGTTGCTCCGTTAAACCAACCGTTGCAATCGATGGAGAAGTAAACGTAACGCCTGGAACCACTTCTAAATTGACCTTTTGATTTAGTCCTCCGATTGCATTACGAGCAGCAAGTCCACCTTCATAAGCAGCTACATAAACAAATTGGGGACCGAGAGTGACATCTCCAGCTGAATAAATTCGGGAATTGGTCGTTTTAAGATAATCATCAATGACAATTTCACCACGGGAACCAACTTCAACGCCTGCTGCATGTAAGTTTAATGATTCTGTATTTGGTTTTCTTCCAGTGGCAATTAGCAATTGTTCTGCTTCAATAATTCGCTTTTTACCATTTATCTCAACATGAACTTTTTTAATGTCTCCATCTTGCTCAACTCGTTCATAGGTTGCACCTGTTACTAAGTTAATTCCCTGTTCTGTTAAGGCCTTAGTAATGGCTTCTGAAATTTCAGGATCGTATTCTTTTAATAGACGCTCGCTTCTTTGAATCAAAGTGACTTCTGACCCGAGGTTATGAAATAGTTGTCCTAATTCCATGCCGATATATCCTGAACCAATTACGGTAAGACGATTTGGAACCTTCTTTAATTCCAATAAGCTAGTGCTTGTTAAATAATCTACTTCATCTAATCCGGGAATATTAGGTGCAGTTGAAGAAGCACCTGTAGCTATTAAAAATCTTTTGGCTGTGATTTGATTGCCATTTACTTCAACTGTATTTTCATTTACGAATTTTGCTTCACCTTTTATTAATTCAAAACCATAATCATCAATTAAATTCACATATTTTTCATTTCGCATCTCGGTTACTAAATCATTCTTTTGTTTTACTAATGGCGCTAAATCAACATTTGAAGCCGAAGTGTGTAATCCCACAAATGGATTATTTTTTGCTAGATGATTGATTTCCCCTGCTCTTAATAAGGTCTTAGAAGGAACGCATCCGACATTAACGCAAGTTCCACCCACCGTTCCACGCTCAATCATAGCCACTTTTGCGTTCAAAGTAACGGCTTCAATGGCAGATGAAAAGGCAGCTCCACCAGAACCGATGATGATGTAATCATAATCATAGTTACCTTCATCATTTAAACTTACATCTGTCCTTTTTTCCGATTGCACTTGTATTTCTTCTGCTTCGCCCGGTTGATATTGTGCGTCAGTAATCGCTATTTTCGCGATATCAATGTCTACATCATACGGTAGTTCAAACAGTGCTTCTCCGCGACGAAAGTCTACTTCAATCCCTTTTGCACCTGCATTTTCAAGAGCAACCGCAATATGTTCTTCACAACCAGTGCAGGTCATTCCTTCAACGTTTAGCCGATATTTTTTCAATAAATTCGTCTTTTGTTCCGATTGAAATTCTTCTGCTTCGCCCGGGTGATAATTTGCGTCAGCAATCGCCTTTATTGCACTTTCAACCTCAATATCATCGGACAGTTCAAATACTGCTTCACCACGACGATAACTAGACTCAATATTTTTAGCACCTATCTTTTCAAGTGCTGATTCTACGTGTTTTTCACAACCCGTACAAGTCATTCCTGAAATGTTTACCTTAAATTTATTCATAAAAAAGCTCCTTTCGTTAATTAATCTCTCATGTTAATGTTTCTATTATTGGACACGAATGTAATTGCTTTTCATCTGGACATCGTTGTTTTAAGTCGTCTAACATAGTTTCAATTCGTTTTAAATCCTCTATTTGTTTTTGCACTTCCTTTTGTTTTTTAGAAACAAATTCGAACATATCTTGACAACGAACTTCATCTTTATCTACAACACCAAGTAATTTATAAATCTCGCTTAAAGAGAAACCAAGTTCCTGTATTCGTTTAATAAGCCCAACACGCTTAACGTCATCATATGAATATATCCGATAACCAGCTTCCGTTCGGTGAGGTTCTTGTAATAAATTTTTTCGCTCGTAATATCTGATCGTTTCTTTATTAACTCCACATTTATCTGCAAACTCACTAATGCGATAAATCATCTTATTTCACCCCCTGAATATTATAAACCATGTACCATAGTACACGGTCAAGTAAATTGGACTATTTTATTTTTTTCCCAAAGTATCACTCGTATGTGATTGATACTTTTATATAATACTATTGATTATCCTAACATCCCACCAGAAAATCCGATTTAAACACCAGTTGTTTTTAAACTATTAAGAAAGTAATTCCACTATATATTCCGAAGACCCTCAATTTCTTTTATTCCTTCAGACTCATCAACGCTTTCGAAAAGTTCTATAGCTCGTTTGAAATGTGTGTTGGCTAATCCTTTATCTTCCAAGGCTAAATAGATCTCACCTAACCCTCTGTAGCTACAAGCCTGAGAAATCACATCATCAGTCTCTAAAGATTGTTCCAGTGACAGATTCATGAATGTAAGAGCTTCATCAAGATTGTTTAATTTCAATCTCACATAGCCTTGTTCGTAGTTATTTATAGCTTTCTTTAGATTATCATTGGGAAAATGCTCTTCAATTATCTTCTCTTCATCTTCAA
The Streptococcus parasanguinis genome window above contains:
- a CDS encoding HXXEE domain-containing protein, which gives rise to MAFYLLFPSLFMIHEMEEILLMPKFMSSIIDNTKFKNLKELYTPYRFNLIVFEEFLILLCLLAYSFYLGNFTIYQTIIIAYNYHIIIHIIQTLYLRKYVPGLLSGIVTGVYCSLLIHQLLQINLQLYISSILTLIIIMLNLIFCFKVLNFFSER
- the merA gene encoding mercury(II) reductase, with the translated sequence MNKFKVNISGMTCTGCEKHVESALEKIGAKNIESSYRRGEAVFELSDDIEVESAIKAIADANYHPGEAEEFQSEQKTNLLKKYRLNVEGMTCTGCEEHIAVALENAGAKGIEVDFRRGEALFELPYDVDIDIAKIAITDAQYQPGEAEEIQVQSEKRTDVSLNDEGNYDYDYIIIGSGGAAFSSAIEAVTLNAKVAMIERGTVGGTCVNVGCVPSKTLLRAGEINHLAKNNPFVGLHTSASNVDLAPLVKQKNDLVTEMRNEKYVNLIDDYGFELIKGEAKFVNENTVEVNGNQITAKRFLIATGASSTAPNIPGLDEVDYLTSTSLLELKKVPNRLTVIGSGYIGMELGQLFHNLGSEVTLIQRSERLLKEYDPEISEAITKALTEQGINLVTGATYERVEQDGDIKKVHVEINGKKRIIEAEQLLIATGRKPNTESLNLHAAGVEVGSRGEIVIDDYLKTTNSRIYSAGDVTLGPQFVYVAAYEGGLAARNAIGGLNQKVNLEVVPGVTFTSPSIATVGLTEQQAKEKGYEVKTSVLPLDAVPRALVNRETTGVFKLVADAKTLKVLGAHVVAENAGDVIYAATLAVKFGLTVGDLRETMCPYLTMAEGLKLAVLTFDKDVSKLSCCAG
- the merR gene encoding Hg(II)-responsive transcriptional regulator, which encodes MIYRISEFADKCGVNKETIRYYERKNLLQEPHRTEAGYRIYSYDDVKRVGLIKRIQELGFSLSEIYKLLGVVDKDEVRCQDMFEFVSKKQKEVQKQIEDLKRIETMLDDLKQRCPDEKQLHSCPIIETLT
- a CDS encoding tetratricopeptide repeat protein, producing MVSKIDTAWDLFLEGKTSEAKKLVEQDFSIDTCTDFSLLNLMGYLLLAEKDYASCTHIFEKYILLAQQNEDKEHEHIGLHQLAMIYRDQGDFHKALKLIEDEEKIIEEHFPNDNLKKAINNYEQGYVRLKLNNLDEALTFMNLSLEQSLETDDVISQACSYRGLGEIYLALEDKGLANTHFKRAIELFESVDESEGIKEIEGLRNI